The following are from one region of the Desulfovibrio desulfuricans genome:
- a CDS encoding hydrogenase large subunit, translating to MSNTFTMPLGPVHVALEEPVYFHLTVEGETVRHVELTSGHVHRGMEAMATQRNLVKNVTLTERVCSLCSNSHSFTYSMVVENVLGITIPERACYLRVVAEEIKRIASHLFNTAIQAHIIGFKSLFMHVMEVREMMQDLKETVYGNRMNLAANCIGGVKYNVTPELLDYMLKTLAKVEPQVDEIREIYATNGMVLGRTKGLGLLPKEDAVHLGVVGPVARGSGVAIDVRKDSPYAAYGKLNFNPVLEHGCCVNSRTMVRLHEIFESFSLIRQCIERMPEGEVTAPMRQIRTAEACARTEAPRGEVFYYIRTNGTDMPSRLKWRVPSYMNWKALGVMMRDCKVADVALITNSIDPCVSCTER from the coding sequence ATGAGTAACACCTTCACCATGCCTCTGGGCCCCGTACACGTGGCCCTTGAGGAGCCGGTATATTTCCACCTCACGGTGGAGGGTGAAACGGTTCGCCACGTGGAACTGACCTCCGGTCACGTGCACCGCGGCATGGAAGCCATGGCTACCCAGCGCAACCTCGTCAAGAACGTCACCCTTACCGAACGCGTGTGCTCGCTCTGTTCCAACAGCCACTCCTTCACTTACAGCATGGTGGTGGAAAACGTGCTCGGCATCACCATTCCCGAGCGCGCCTGCTACCTGCGCGTGGTGGCCGAAGAAATCAAGCGCATTGCCTCACACCTGTTCAACACGGCCATTCAGGCGCATATCATCGGCTTCAAGTCGCTGTTCATGCACGTGATGGAAGTGCGTGAAATGATGCAGGACCTCAAGGAAACCGTTTACGGCAACCGCATGAACCTGGCGGCCAACTGCATCGGCGGCGTTAAGTACAACGTCACGCCCGAGCTTTTGGACTACATGCTCAAGACCCTTGCCAAGGTTGAACCGCAGGTGGATGAAATCCGCGAGATCTACGCCACCAACGGCATGGTTCTTGGCCGCACCAAGGGCCTTGGCCTGCTGCCCAAGGAAGACGCCGTGCATCTTGGCGTGGTTGGCCCTGTGGCCCGCGGTTCCGGCGTTGCCATCGACGTGCGCAAGGATTCGCCCTACGCCGCCTACGGCAAGCTGAACTTCAACCCGGTTCTTGAGCACGGCTGCTGCGTGAACTCACGCACCATGGTGCGGCTGCACGAGATATTTGAATCGTTCAGCCTCATCCGCCAGTGCATCGAAAGGATGCCCGAAGGCGAGGTCACGGCGCCCATGCGTCAGATCCGCACGGCAGAGGCCTGCGCCCGCACCGAGGCCCCGCGCGGCGAAGTGTTCTACTACATCCGCACCAACGGCACGGATATGCCCTCGCGCCTCAAATGGCGTGTGCCTTCCTACATGAACTGGAAGGCCCTGGGCGTCATGATGCGTGACTGCAAGGTGGCCGATGTGGCGCTGATAACCAACAGCATCGACCCCTGCGTTTCCTGCACCGAACGCTAG
- a CDS encoding 4Fe-4S dicluster domain-containing protein: MAGFLKVLFRNLLEGPSTDPFPLGETFTPERLRGKAVVDPDLCMGCGICRHSCAAGAINISPLPDRKGFTITIWQNSCCLCASCRHYCPTGAMSITTDWHTAHPESEKFNRIEQQTVRYEPCAGCGELMRPLPKKLAEKLYAYNDEIDRDLTRRLCPKCRQLEDAKRNACVLPAASGEAAATSVTSAAPTKD, from the coding sequence ATGGCGGGCTTTCTGAAAGTTCTGTTCCGCAATTTGCTGGAAGGTCCAAGTACCGACCCCTTCCCCTTGGGCGAAACCTTCACCCCCGAAAGGCTGCGCGGCAAGGCTGTTGTGGATCCCGACCTGTGCATGGGCTGCGGCATCTGCCGTCACTCGTGCGCGGCAGGGGCCATCAACATCTCGCCGCTGCCCGACCGCAAGGGTTTTACCATCACCATATGGCAAAACTCCTGCTGCCTGTGCGCCTCGTGCCGCCATTACTGCCCCACCGGGGCCATGAGCATCACGACCGACTGGCACACCGCGCATCCGGAATCGGAAAAATTCAACCGCATCGAACAGCAGACAGTTCGCTACGAGCCCTGCGCCGGTTGCGGCGAGCTTATGCGCCCCCTGCCCAAAAAGCTGGCCGAAAAGCTCTATGCCTATAATGACGAAATCGACAGGGATCTGACGCGCAGGCTCTGCCCCAAGTGCCGCCAGCTTGAGGACGCCAAGCGCAATGCCTGCGTACTGCCCGCCGCCAGCGGCGAGGCAGCGGCGACCAGCGTCACTTCTGCCGCTCCCACCAAGGATTAG
- a CDS encoding NADH-quinone oxidoreductase subunit B family protein has product MLKKLSVRSPWLFRINAGSCNGCDVELATTACIPRYDVERLGCRYCGSPRHADIVLVTGPLTTRVRDRVLKVWNEIPEPKVTVAVGICPISGGVFREGYSIEGPLDRYIPVDVNVPGCPPRPQAILEAVVLARSIWLKKLGVEE; this is encoded by the coding sequence ATGCTTAAAAAACTCTCCGTGCGGTCGCCGTGGCTTTTCCGCATCAACGCAGGCTCGTGCAACGGTTGCGACGTGGAACTGGCAACAACCGCCTGTATTCCGCGCTATGACGTGGAACGCCTGGGTTGCCGCTATTGCGGCAGCCCCCGCCATGCCGATATTGTGCTTGTGACAGGCCCTCTGACCACCAGGGTGCGTGACCGCGTGCTTAAAGTGTGGAACGAAATTCCCGAACCCAAGGTCACTGTGGCGGTGGGCATCTGCCCCATCTCGGGTGGCGTGTTCCGCGAAGGCTATTCCATTGAAGGCCCGCTTGACCGCTACATCCCGGTAGACGTCAACGTGCCCGGTTGCCCGCCTCGCCCGCAGGCCATTCTTGAGGCTGTGGTGCTGGCGCGTTCCATCTGGCTGAAAAAACTGGGCGTGGAGGAGTGA
- a CDS encoding respiratory chain complex I subunit 1 family protein, translated as MSDTLLAILHMCIFPGGAFALLVAMFFKGLDRRVEARLQRRVGPPLIQPWLDIAKLLTKETLIPKTACRSAFLMAPVFGFTGMAVCAAFIPIPGVFNGLFNMGDLLVIFYLLPIPAMAIMLGGSASSSPYGAVGFSREMMLMLAYETPLLMILLSVAMLTGKVLSGGAWGAEFSLLKIVAMQQQVGSFGFNPTMIPALLAYLIFLPGTMGVVPFDIPEAETELIEGPLLEYGGPLLALFQITSALKTFVVLGLGVALFFPGTISDIWLVNLVWFLLKCLGLMLVSLTLVKSATGRFRIDQAFRFYITVPTALALCSLILVWVM; from the coding sequence ATGAGCGACACCCTGCTTGCCATACTGCACATGTGCATCTTCCCCGGCGGGGCCTTTGCCCTGCTGGTGGCGATGTTCTTCAAAGGACTTGACCGCCGGGTCGAGGCGCGGCTGCAGCGCCGCGTCGGCCCCCCGCTGATCCAGCCCTGGCTCGACATCGCCAAGCTGCTGACCAAGGAAACCCTTATCCCCAAAACCGCCTGCCGTTCGGCCTTTTTGATGGCCCCGGTGTTCGGTTTCACGGGTATGGCCGTGTGCGCGGCCTTTATCCCGATCCCCGGCGTGTTCAACGGCCTGTTCAACATGGGCGACCTGCTGGTGATCTTCTACCTGCTGCCCATCCCGGCCATGGCCATCATGCTGGGCGGCTCGGCCTCCAGTTCGCCCTACGGCGCTGTGGGCTTCTCGCGCGAAATGATGCTGATGCTGGCCTATGAAACGCCGCTGCTCATGATTCTGCTCTCTGTCGCCATGCTTACGGGCAAGGTGCTGAGCGGCGGTGCCTGGGGCGCGGAGTTCTCGCTGCTCAAGATCGTCGCCATGCAGCAGCAGGTGGGTTCCTTCGGGTTCAACCCGACCATGATCCCAGCTCTGCTGGCCTATCTGATCTTCCTGCCCGGCACCATGGGCGTTGTGCCCTTTGATATCCCCGAGGCGGAAACTGAACTGATTGAAGGTCCCCTGCTGGAATACGGCGGCCCCTTGCTGGCCCTGTTCCAGATCACGTCCGCGCTCAAGACCTTTGTAGTTTTGGGCCTGGGGGTTGCGCTTTTCTTCCCCGGCACCATATCTGACATATGGCTGGTGAATCTGGTCTGGTTCCTGCTCAAGTGCCTTGGGCTCATGCTGGTTTCGCTCACGCTGGTCAAATCGGCCACCGGGCGCTTCCGCATTGACCAGGCCTTCCGTTTCTACATAACTGTGCCCACGGCGCTTGCGCTGTGCAGCCTTATACTGGTCTGGGTGATGTAA
- a CDS encoding NADH-quinone oxidoreductase subunit C: protein MQETINGNAKVIEGLSALCTEDDAVHHSTDSFGNAFHWFRLGTPRMLQDAAAIMSEAKARLCMTTAYNRRQLSEPMQEVCYHFELDGVVYNMTVTLNGEWPTVPSITPLFANADWHEREMMELYGIQVTGHPNPTRLFLDEELDAGILNEAVPLSIMMNGACTTDLWERILNDKERNHE from the coding sequence ATGCAAGAGACAATTAACGGCAACGCCAAAGTCATCGAGGGGCTTTCAGCCCTGTGTACCGAAGACGACGCCGTACATCACAGCACGGACAGCTTCGGCAACGCTTTTCACTGGTTCAGGCTGGGTACGCCCCGCATGTTGCAGGATGCCGCCGCCATCATGAGCGAAGCCAAGGCGCGCCTGTGCATGACCACTGCTTACAACCGCCGCCAGCTCAGCGAACCCATGCAGGAAGTTTGCTACCACTTTGAGCTGGACGGCGTGGTTTACAACATGACCGTGACCCTTAACGGCGAGTGGCCCACCGTGCCCTCCATCACCCCCCTGTTCGCCAATGCCGACTGGCACGAACGGGAAATGATGGAACTATACGGCATTCAGGTTACAGGCCACCCCAATCCCACGCGCCTGTTTCTGGATGAAGAGCTTGACGCAGGCATTCTCAACGAGGCCGTGCCCCTGTCCATCATGATGAACGGGGCCTGCACCACCGACCTCTGGGAACGCATTCTCAATGACAAGGAGCGCAACCATGAGTAA
- a CDS encoding 4Fe-4S dicluster domain-containing protein, with amino-acid sequence MTEHIQVVPDKCRACRRCEVACIAAHHGMSFKEAMKHRDELVSRVQVVKAEGFKTTVRCHQCDHAPCANVCPTGALQQDADGRIIMRVQYCVACKMCIAACPYGTITLDTIGMPSVDGDDGETLAQRARREVAVRCDMCRAWRMENGKRITACMEACPAHALSLVLADGSVVEAPAPEKKPAMEGAPEKPAAPVAEPGPRASVTAAGRASEEPKAEETKAEEAKAEAPAAPVAEAAAPAPVAEAPVAPKAEEPKVEAPVETPAEAPAEAKAAPVVEEAPAPEVKAEPAAEAPATEPATAATPVETKPVAAPAAPTAAASKPAKSNKKATKKGGKK; translated from the coding sequence ATGACTGAACATATCCAGGTCGTACCCGACAAATGCCGCGCCTGCCGCCGCTGTGAAGTGGCCTGCATTGCCGCCCACCACGGCATGAGCTTTAAAGAGGCCATGAAACACCGCGACGAACTGGTTTCGCGCGTACAGGTGGTCAAGGCCGAAGGCTTCAAGACCACCGTGCGTTGCCACCAGTGCGACCACGCGCCCTGCGCCAACGTGTGCCCCACCGGCGCATTGCAGCAGGATGCCGATGGCCGCATCATCATGCGCGTACAATACTGTGTTGCCTGTAAGATGTGCATCGCTGCATGCCCCTACGGCACCATCACCCTTGACACCATCGGCATGCCCTCCGTGGACGGCGACGATGGTGAAACCCTGGCCCAGCGCGCCCGCCGCGAAGTGGCCGTGCGCTGCGACATGTGCCGCGCATGGCGCATGGAAAACGGCAAGCGCATCACCGCCTGCATGGAAGCCTGCCCGGCCCACGCCCTCTCGCTGGTGCTGGCAGACGGTTCTGTGGTGGAAGCCCCTGCGCCGGAAAAGAAGCCCGCCATGGAAGGCGCGCCGGAAAAACCCGCCGCTCCAGTGGCAGAACCCGGCCCCCGTGCATCCGTGACCGCTGCTGGCCGCGCCTCTGAAGAGCCTAAGGCTGAGGAAACCAAAGCTGAAGAAGCCAAGGCTGAAGCCCCTGCCGCCCCAGTGGCGGAAGCGGCGGCTCCGGCCCCAGTTGCGGAGGCTCCCGTAGCGCCCAAAGCCGAGGAACCCAAGGTCGAAGCGCCTGTGGAAACTCCCGCAGAAGCCCCTGCCGAAGCCAAAGCCGCTCCGGTAGTGGAAGAAGCCCCCGCGCCTGAAGTCAAGGCGGAGCCTGCGGCAGAAGCCCCGGCAACGGAGCCCGCAACGGCGGCAACACCTGTTGAAACCAAGCCCGTGGCTGCCCCTGCAGCACCCACGGCTGCGGCCTCCAAGCCTGCCAAGAGCAACAAAAAGGCCACCAAGAAGGGCGGCAAGAAGTAA
- a CDS encoding Crp/Fnr family transcriptional regulator, with the protein MENSDLQTIHAALQTGPFAAMSDTERQKLALHARVQPFSQGATLFREGEATTDAMLLLSGMVKLCRHSAQGKECVLHLVRCGRMLDAGVLFYEEGLPATAIGVQNGVVLRLERKALLEALRNDAALGVAMLAAMSLRQRLFINKIAGSQGRISVSGRVAAWLLHRAKMEKSATLSMGVTQETLARQMGISRESLSRELSALTSAGLIDRDRRRIILLDANALRERAEA; encoded by the coding sequence ATGGAAAACAGCGACCTGCAAACCATCCATGCTGCCTTGCAAACCGGCCCCTTTGCGGCCATGTCGGATACTGAACGCCAAAAGCTGGCCCTGCACGCCCGTGTGCAGCCATTCAGCCAGGGCGCGACGCTTTTTCGCGAAGGCGAAGCCACTACCGATGCCATGCTGCTGCTCTCGGGCATGGTCAAACTGTGCCGCCACTCGGCTCAGGGCAAGGAATGTGTGCTGCACCTCGTGCGTTGCGGCAGAATGCTGGACGCAGGGGTGCTTTTTTATGAAGAAGGCCTGCCCGCAACGGCTATCGGAGTGCAGAACGGCGTAGTTTTGCGGCTCGAACGCAAGGCCCTGCTTGAAGCCCTGCGCAACGACGCGGCCCTTGGGGTAGCCATGCTGGCGGCCATGAGCCTGCGCCAACGCCTGTTCATCAACAAGATTGCGGGGTCGCAGGGTCGCATTTCCGTTTCGGGCCGGGTAGCGGCGTGGCTGCTGCACCGTGCAAAAATGGAAAAAAGCGCTACCCTGAGCATGGGCGTTACCCAGGAAACCCTGGCCCGACAGATGGGGATAAGCCGGGAGAGTTTGAGCCGGGAGCTTAGCGCCCTGACATCAGCCGGACTCATTGACCGCGACCGACGCCGCATTATTCTGCTTGATGCCAACGCCCTGCGCGAAAGGGCAGAAGCATAG
- a CDS encoding hydrogenase maturation nickel metallochaperone HypA/HybF, producing the protein MHEATLVQGLLNMAIKAVEDHNKAHPESPVSRIAEFQCELGLLACVEAQTLTACFELLAEGTLAEGAKLTLACAPLACTCNQCGHEFSLTQRHFVCPSCGGENIHFNGGHGMTLMALHVASEETDHD; encoded by the coding sequence ATGCATGAGGCAACGCTGGTTCAGGGACTGCTGAACATGGCCATCAAGGCCGTGGAAGACCACAATAAGGCGCATCCGGAATCTCCGGTCAGCCGTATTGCGGAATTTCAGTGCGAACTGGGCCTGCTTGCCTGCGTGGAAGCGCAAACGCTCACCGCCTGCTTTGAACTGCTGGCGGAAGGAACCCTTGCCGAGGGCGCAAAGCTTACGCTTGCATGCGCGCCCCTGGCCTGTACCTGCAATCAGTGCGGACATGAATTCAGCCTGACGCAACGGCATTTCGTCTGCCCAAGTTGCGGCGGCGAAAACATCCACTTCAACGGGGGTCATGGGATGACGCTTATGGCCCTGCACGTTGCATCCGAGGAAACGGACCATGACTGA
- a CDS encoding flavodoxin family protein encodes MNACIVYSSCTGNTRKVAEALADTSGLPCFPVRIAPEPDDFDILALGFWVRKGLPDARALRYMERIRGKHVFFFGTLGAWPHSDHARRCMAATHKILQAGGNAVVDGFLCQGRVNPQVVAASQRKGGHPLSPERLARLREAERHPDAADLAAARLHWQRSLQKYTANAPAPQPPCLAAGILSTPEPIGSNTSL; translated from the coding sequence ATGAACGCTTGCATTGTTTATTCTTCCTGCACGGGCAATACCCGCAAAGTGGCTGAGGCTCTGGCCGACACCTCGGGTCTTCCCTGCTTTCCCGTGCGCATCGCCCCTGAGCCGGATGACTTTGATATACTGGCCCTGGGCTTCTGGGTGCGCAAAGGCCTGCCTGATGCCCGCGCCCTGCGCTACATGGAGCGTATACGCGGCAAGCACGTATTTTTTTTCGGCACGCTGGGCGCGTGGCCCCATTCAGACCACGCCCGCCGCTGCATGGCGGCAACGCACAAAATTTTACAGGCTGGCGGCAATGCGGTAGTTGATGGATTCTTGTGCCAGGGCCGGGTCAATCCGCAGGTGGTTGCCGCATCCCAACGCAAGGGCGGCCATCCCCTGAGTCCAGAGCGTCTGGCCCGCCTGCGCGAGGCTGAGCGCCATCCGGACGCGGCAGATCTTGCTGCGGCGCGCCTGCACTGGCAACGCAGCCTGCAAAAATACACTGCCAATGCCCCAGCCCCGCAACCCCCTTGTCTTGCCGCAGGCATCTTATCCACGCCGGAACCCATCGGCAGCAATACCTCGCTGTA